The proteins below come from a single Miscanthus floridulus cultivar M001 chromosome 1, ASM1932011v1, whole genome shotgun sequence genomic window:
- the LOC136549863 gene encoding putative linoleate 9S-lipoxygenase 3, which translates to MLSGIIHGLTGENKQARLKGTVVLMRKNVLDLNDFGATVIDSISEFLGKGVTCQLISSTLVDANNGNRGRVGAEANLEQWLTSLPSLTTGESKFGVTFDWEVEKLGVPGAVIVKNHHTAEFFLKTITLDDVTGRGAVTFVANSWVYPVGKYRYNRVFFSNDTYLPSQMPAALKPYRDDELRNLRGGDQQGPYQEHDRVYRYDVYNDLGEPDGGNPRPILGGSADQPYPRRCRTGRKPTNTDPNSESRLSLVEQIYVPRDERFGHLKMSDFLGYSIKAITQGIIPAVRTYVDTSPGEFDSFQDIINLYEGGIKLPKIQALEDMRKLFPLQLVKDLLPAGGDYLLKLPIPEIIKEDKNAWRTDEEFAREVLAGVNPMVITRLTEFPPKSTLDPSKYGDHTSTITAEHIEKNLEGLTVQQALDGNRLYILDHHDRLMPFLIDVNNLEGNFIYATRTLFFLRGDGRLAPLAIELSEAYIDGGLTKAKSKVYTPASAGVEAWVWQLAKAYVAVNDSGWHQLISHWLNTHAVMEPFVIATNRQLSVTHPVHKLLHPHFRDTMTINALARQTLINGGGIFEMTVFPGKYALAMSSAVYKSWNFTEQGLPADLVKRGVAVADPSSPYKVRLLIQDYPYASDGLAIWHAIEQWVGEYLAIYYPDDGALRGDAELQAWWKEVREVGHGDLKDAPWWPEMQAVSELASACTTIIWIASALHAAVNFGQYPYAGYLPNRPTVSRRRMPEPGSKEYEELERDPERGFIHTITSQIQTIIGISLIEVLSKHSSDEVYLGQRDTPEWTSDARAQAAFKRFSDALVEIEGNVVGENRDTQLKNRNGPAEFPYMLLYPNTSDHSGAAAGLTAKGIPNSISI; encoded by the exons ATGCTGAGCGGGATCATCCATGGGCTGACGGGGGAGAACAAGCAGGCGCGGCTCAAGGGCACGGTGGTGCTCATGCGCAAGAACGTGCTCGACCTCAACGACTTCGGCGCCACCGTCATCGACAGCATCAGCGAGTTCCTCGGCAAGGGGGTCACCTGCCAGCTCATCAGCTCCACCCTCGTCGACGCCA ACAACGGCAACCGCGGGCGGGTCGGCGCGGAGGCGAACCTGGAGCAGTGGCTGACGAGCCTGCCGTCGCTGACCACCGGCGAGTCCAAGTTCGGCGTGACGTTCGACTGGGAGGTGGAGAAGCTGGGCGTGCCGGGGGCGGTCATCGTCAAGAACCACCACACCGCCGAGTTCTTCCTCAAGACCATAACCCTCGACGACGTCACCGGCCGCGGCGCCGTCACCTTCGTCGCGAACTCATGGGTCTACCCCGTGGGCAAGTACCGCTACAACCGCGTCTTCTTCTCCAACGAT ACGTACCTGCCGAGCCAGATGCCGGCGGCGCTGAAGCCCTACCGCGACGACGAGCTCCGCAACCTCCGCGGCGGCGACCAGCAGGGCCCCTACCAGGAGCACGACCGCGTGTACCGCTACGACGTCTACAACGACCTCGGCGAGCCTGACGGCGGCAACCCGCGCCCCATCCTCGGCGGCTCCGCCGACCAGCCCTACCCGCGCCGCTGCCGCACGGGCCGCAAGCCCACCAACACCG ACCCCAACTCGGAGAGCCGGCTGTCGCTGGTGGAGCAGATCTACGTGCCACGGGACGAGCGGTTCGGCCACCTCAAGATGTCCGACTTCCTGGGCTACTCCATCAAGGCGATCACGCAGGGGATCATCCCGGCGGTGCGCACCTACGTGGACACCAGCCCCGGCGAGTTCGACTCCTTCCAGGACATCATCAACCTGTACGAGGGCGGGATCAAGCTGCCCAAGATCCAGGCGCTGGAGGACATGCGCAAGCTCTTCCCGCTCCAGCTCGTCAAGGACCTCCTCCCCGCCGGCGGCGACTACCTGCTCAAGCTCCCCATCCCGGAGATCATCAAAG AGGACAAGAACGCGTGGAGGACCGACGAGGAGTTCGCGCGGGAGGTGCTCGCCGGCGTCAACCCGATGGTGATCACGCGCCTCACG GAGTTCCCGCCGAAGAGCACGCTCGACCCCAGCAAGTACGGCGACCACACCAGCACGATCACGGCGGAGCACATCGAGAAGAACCTGGAGGGCCTCACGGTGCAGCAGGCGCTGGACGGCAACAGGCTCTACATCCTGGACCACCACGACCGGCTCATGCCGTTCCTGATCGACGTCAACAACCTGGAGGGCAACTTCATCTACGCCACCAGGACGCTCTTCTTCCTGCGCGGCGACGGCAGGCTAGCTCCGCTCGCCATCGAGCTTAGCGAGGCGTACATCGACGGAGGCCTCACCAAGGCCAAGAGCAAGGTCTACACGCCGGCGTCCGCAGGCGTCGAGGCCTGGGTGTGGCAGCTCGCCAAGGCCTATGTCGCCGTCAACGACTCCGGCTGGCACCAACTGATCAGCCACTG GCTGAACACGCACGCGGTGATGGAGCCGTTCGTGATCGCGACGAACCGGCAGCTGAGCGTGACGCACCCGGTGCACAAGCTCCTGCACCCGCACTTCCGCGACACCATGACCATCAACGCGCTGGCGCGGCAGACGCTCATCAACGGCGGCGGCATCTTCGAGATGACCGTCTTCCCGGGCAAGTACGCGCTGGCCATGTCCTCCGCGGTGTACAAGAGCTGGAACTTCACGGAGCAGGGCCTCCCCGCCGACCTCGTCAAGCGGGGCGTGGCGGTGGCGGACCCGTCGAGCCCCTACAAGGTGCGGCTGCTGATCCAGGACTACCCGTACGCGAGCGACGGGCTGGCGATCTGGCACGCCATCGAGCAGTGGGTGGGCGAGTACCTGGCCATCTACTACCCCGACGACGGCGCGCTGCGGGGCGACGCGGAGCTGCAGGCATGGTGGAAGGAGGTGCGCGAGGTCGGGCACGGCGACCTCAAGGACGCGCCCTGGTGGCCCGAGATGCAGGCCGTGTCGGAGCTCGCCAGCGCCTGCACCACCATCATCTGGATCGCGTCGGCGCTGCACGCCGCCGTGAACTTCGGCCAGTACCCGTACGCGGGGTACCTCCCGAACCGCCCCACCGTGAGCCGGCGCCGGATGCCGGAGCCGGGCAGCAAGGAGTACGAGGAGCTGGAGCGCGACCCGGAGCGCGGCTTCATCCACACCATCACGAGCCAGATCCAGACCATCATCGGCATCTCGCTCATCGAGGTCCTCTCCAAGCACTCCTCCGACGAGGTGTACCTCGGGCAGCGCGACACCCCCGAGTGGACCTCCGACGCCCGGGCGCAGGCGGCGTTCAAGCGGTTCAGCGACGCGCTGGTCGAGATCGAGGGCAACGTGGTGGGCGAGAACCGTGACACACAGCTGAAGAACAGGAACGGGCCCGCCGAGTTCCCCTACATGCTGCTGTACCCCAACACCTCTGACCACAGTGGCGCCGCCGCCGGGCTCACCGCCAAGGGCATTCCCAACAGCATCTCCATCTGA